From a single Pyxidicoccus xibeiensis genomic region:
- a CDS encoding outer membrane protein assembly factor BamE → MRLSILTAALAFAAAGCATSGGFDKLYPGMSSQQVVEAMGSGPSRAQEFPDKSTAWYYGEDRCVLMREDKVVTKATTEENTTVDAKVITLRDTTKAMCAPAEYATTPKREQQLDTPFGTIKGDLDPSAAVKKVKGVVTGEQEQPEKTEQATTPAP, encoded by the coding sequence ATGCGTCTTTCCATCCTGACGGCCGCCCTGGCCTTCGCTGCTGCTGGCTGTGCGACCTCGGGCGGCTTCGACAAGCTCTACCCGGGCATGTCGTCCCAGCAGGTCGTCGAGGCCATGGGCAGCGGCCCGTCGCGCGCGCAAGAGTTCCCGGACAAGTCCACCGCCTGGTACTACGGCGAGGACCGGTGCGTCCTCATGCGCGAGGACAAGGTCGTCACCAAGGCCACCACCGAGGAGAACACCACGGTGGACGCGAAGGTCATCACGCTCCGCGACACGACCAAGGCGATGTGCGCTCCCGCGGAGTACGCCACCACGCCCAAGCGCGAGCAGCAGCTGGACACCCCGTTCGGCACCATCAAGGGTGACCTGGACCCGTCCGCCGCCGTGAAGAAGGTGAAGGGCGTGGTGACGGGCGAGCAGGAGCAGCCGGAGAAGACGGAGCAGGCCACCACGCCGGCTCCGTAG
- a CDS encoding ribbon-helix-helix domain-containing protein: MQDGSASPLSPEAPSSPVASETPADARGPEADIVSTHVLVPEEQVQKLRELARRTRIHQSEYLREAVDDLLGKYGRGATKEEGQS; encoded by the coding sequence ATGCAGGATGGAAGCGCCAGCCCCTTGAGCCCCGAGGCTCCATCGTCACCGGTGGCCTCCGAGACGCCCGCCGACGCACGCGGCCCCGAGGCCGACATCGTCTCCACCCACGTCCTCGTGCCCGAGGAGCAGGTCCAGAAGCTGCGCGAGCTGGCGCGGCGCACCCGCATCCACCAGAGCGAGTACCTGCGCGAGGCCGTGGACGACCTGCTCGGCAAGTACGGCCGTGGCGCGACCAAGGAGGAAGGGCAGTCATGA